Part of the Maridesulfovibrio sp. genome, GCTCCTCGCTACCTGCGATGCCGACAGGGTCTTCTTCGCCAACTCCGGTGCTGAAGCCAACGAAGCAGCCATTAAACTGGCCAGACGGTACATGCGCACCGTAAAAAAAAGAGATGCCTTTGAAATTATCACTCTCGAAGGTTCCTTCCATGGCAGAACAATTGCTACCCTGACCGCCACTGGACAATACGGTCCTATCAAGGACGGATTTGCCCCCCTGCCGGAAGGATTCAAATATGTTCCTGCCGGTGATGCAGAGGCCCTCAAATCCGCCATCACTGATAAGACAGCGGCAGTCATGATCGAAATGGTACAGGGCGAAGGCGGTATCAAACCATTGCCTGAGGATTACGTCAAAGCCGTAACCGAGCTGGTCAAAGAAAACGACATCCTGCTCATCGTGGATGAAGTCCAGTCCGGCCTGTGCAGGACCGGTAAATGGTGGGCACATCAGCATTACGGAGTTACCCCGCACATTTTTACTTCAGCCAAAGCTCTTGCTAACGGCCTGCCCATGGGCGCCATGCTGGCAACAGAAGAAGTCGCCAAGGGATTCACCCCCGGCAGCCATGCAACCACCTTCGGAGGCGGAGCACTGGTATCCAAAGTTGCATCCAAGGTCATCGACATCATGACTGCGGACAAGCTTGATGAACGCGCAGCCGAACTGGGCGGTTTCTTCAAAGCAGAAGCTGGAAAGCTGCAGGAAAAATTCCCCGGCAAAATCAAATCCGTGCGCGGACTAGGTCTGATGCTCGGCGTGGAGCTGAACTTTGACGGCAGTGAAATCTTTGCCGCCCTGCGCGAGAAAGGTTTCATTTTGAACCTGACCAAGGGAACAATTCTTAGACTGCTCCCGGCGCTGACTATTGATAAGGATGACCTCGTTGCATTTCTTGATGCGCTTGAGGGTCTGCTTGCAGAACAGGCTTAGCTTGACCATCAAGCCATACGGGCTTATCTTTAATTTATGGATGATATTGCACTTGCCACACCAGTAGAAGGCGGTGTTCAGGACACCAGCCTGCAGCCTTGGCTGCGAGCAGACCAGCTGGATTCAGTTCCGGCCGGAATCGACGGACCGTCTTTGCTGCTTCACGAAACAGAACAGCAAAAGGCCGTGGACAATGCCATCCACAGTCTCACCGGCAAGGGTAATCTCATTGACCGAATTGTTTAAAGCATACGATTATTCCCTGCGTGGCGGGGATTAAGCAAATAAACCTAAAATGCTCAGGTACTCTGTGGAGTATCTGAGCATTTTCATGTACTGCTATCTCGAAAACACAGGACATTAATCAAACAATCAAACCAGATCAAAATATAAGGAACACCAATGCCTAAACTGCTTAGAATTCAGTTTACCCTTTCCGAGCTTGAAAGTGACGAATGTCAGGTCTACCTCGGCGCACGTGTTGCACACGGCTGGGAAGAAAAACCACTTGATGACGATTCCATTTTTTACACCATCCATCTGGAAGACCATCCGTTGGGCGTGGAAATAGTAGAAGAAATCAAAACCCGTTGGCCCAACGCTGGCTGTGTGGCAGAAGAAATCGAAGATGAGAACTGGGGACTCGCATGGAAGGACTATTTCGAGCCTGTCACCTGCGGACAATTCGAAATCCTGCCCCCGTGGTTGCTTGAAAAGAAAACCGAAGGCAAAAACCATATCATCATAGAACCGAAAATGGCTTTCGGAACAGGCAGCCACCCCACCACCGCGCTTTGCCTTGAACTGATCAGCAAACTGGCTGATGAAGGCAAACTTAATGCGGACATGAAATTTTTCGATCTCGGTACCGGTTCCGCGATCCTCGCCATCGCACTTGCCAAGCTCGGCCTGAAAGGTGTCGGTGTGGATATTGATCCGCAGTCCATCGTCTGCGCACAGGAAAACATCGACAACAATGATGTCGATGGCATCATTCTTTCCGTAGGAAGTGCCGACTCCATTGATCCCAAGCTCAAATACGAGCTGGTAGTTGCAAATATTCTTTCCGGTCCGCTCATTGAACTTTGTCCGGATGTGACAGCAAGACTGAAAAAAAACTCTATCCTGATTCTTTCCGGTATTCTTGTGGAACAGGCCGAAAAAGTTGCAGCAGAGTACATCAAAGCCGGACTGCCCGCCCCGGAAATTTTCACCATGGGTGAATGGGCCGGACTCCTCTGGCGCGATGTAAGTGCGGAAGATGAGTAGAGAGCAAATATTAATTGAATACTACAAGGCCCTTTCCAAACGGCTGGGGCCTTGTCACTGGTGGCCGGGAGAAAGCCCGTTCGAGATCGCAGTGGGTGCTATTCTGGTCCAGAATACAAACTGGGCAAACGTGGAAAAGGCTATCAATAATCTCAAAGAGAACGACGGTCTGACTCCGCATGGATTGCGTAAATTTTCAATGGATGAATTGCAGGAACTTATCAAACCTTCCGGTTTCTTCCGTATGAAGGCGATAAGGCTTAATAATTTCCTTGATTTCCTTGACGCCAATTCTGCAAAGTGTATCACGGACTTGGAAGACGCAGAGACTTTTGAACTGCGCGAGAAACTGTTGGCAGTCAATGGAATCGGGCCGGAAACAGCCGATTCAATTTTGCTCTACGCTTTAAATAAACCGGTGTTTGTAGTCGATGCCTACACGCGCAGGATTTTTAACCGCCACATGCTGGTTCACGAAGATATTGATTACCATGAACTTCAGGATTATTTCATGGATGCACTTGATCCTGACGTAAAAATATACAATGAATACCACGCCTTGATTGTGCGTACAGCAAAAGAATGGTGTAAAAAAACCAACCCTGATTGTGAGAACTGCCCGTTGGGCAAATTTCTCGAAAACTGATTTCAGCTTATGTCCCGAATTCTTACTAAAACATACCTGATTATCGCGACCATCGCATTGCTGATGCTTTGCGGGCTTATACCTGCTTCTGCAGACTCCGCGGTTAACAGGCTTAAAGAAGAAATTCAGGACACCCAAAATACCGTCAAAGAACAGAAACAGGAATTGCTGAAGCTGACCCGCGAAGAACGCAGCATGTTCGGCGAGCTTGCCACTATTGAAGACCGCATCGGTAATGTAGAACGTGAACTTTTCCGACAGGAAGATGACCTTGCAGGCATCATGGAAGATGAACAGGCTGCTAAAGCGGACCAACGCGTTCTTGAAGGCGAGCTGGACGAAATTGTTTTTAAACTGAAAACCATGCTGACCAAGCTCTGGCCGGTTCATTCCCGCAAGCTTGAAAACAAATTCGGCTCACTGGATGACTGGGAAAAGGCTGACCGTAATTTTGTCTGGCTGGCTTCTCTGTATAAAGATACCAAAATTGAATTGAACAAGGCTCAGGAAAAAGCCGACGAAATATCCGCAAACCTTGAAGTGCAAAAAGATTTACGATTGAAAGCACAAGCTAAACTTTCGGAAATCAACGACACAAAAGACAGCTTGCTCAAGGATAAACTCAGCCTGCTGGCCGGTATCAAATCCATTCGCGCCCTGAAAATCAACAGAGAACAGGAACTGAAAGGGCTACTTGAAACAATCAACAAACTAAATTACAAACTGAAAAGCCTGACAAGCAAAAAAATTGCCAATTTTCAAGGGTCCTTACCTCGCCCGTGTGAGGGGGAGACCAAAGTTCGGTTCGAGCCTTCCGGCAAACCGCCAGTTCGCGGTATCGGAATCCAAACGACCGGAAATGTTGATGTAAAATCAATCTTTTGGGGAAAAGTTGTACATAACGACACCCTCAGAGGATTTGGGCGAGTTGTGATTATTTATCACGGCTACAACTACTACTCTCTTTACGCCTATCTAGCCGAGAGTTTTGTTAAAACAGGGCAGGAGGTTGAAAAGGATGAAATTATCGGTAAAACAGGGTATTACCCTAACTTGAAAGAAACGGGACTCTATTTTGAATTGCGTTTCCATCAGAAACCCGTTAACCCGCAAAAATGGCTTGCCCGAAATTAATGTATAACAACTTGAGCAAGATACAGCACCCACCACGCTGGAGGAACACATGAGAAAAACTTTGTGGATGATTGTGATCATCTCTCTTTTCGTAATCTCCGTTGCACCGGAGCCGACACAAGCCGTTGATGAAAACCGTTTTGAACCCTTGCGCAGATTTTCGCAGGTGCTTGATCTGGTGGAACATAATTACGTTAACGACATCTCCCGCAAAGAACTTGTTGATGACGCAGTAAAGGGCATGCTCGAACAGCTCGACCCGCACTCCACTTTTCTTTCCACTGACGATTTCAAAGAAATGCAGGAATCCACCAGCGGTGAATTCAGCGGCATCGGAATTGAAATCAGCATGGAAAAAGGTCGCCTGACCGTTATTTCTCCCATTGAGGACACCCCGGCTTACAAGGAAGGACTTAAGGCAGGTGACATAATCCTCGAAATCAACGGTGAATCCACCCAGTCTATTTCCCTGATGGAAGCGGTAAGCAAAATCAGGGGTAAACGCGGCACCGATGTTATCCTGACCATTCTTCATAAGGATGCGAATAAGCCCGACAAGATAACCATCACCCGCGATACTATTCCCATCATCAGCGCAAAGAGCCAGGAGCTTGAAGACGGCATCCTCTACCTGCGACTGACCAGATTCAACGAGAACACAACCCGTGAAATGCATAAGGCACTGCGCGACTACAAGAAAAAGCACACTCTCAAAGGTGTGGTACTTGACCTGCGCAACAACCCCGGCGGATTGCTCACACAGGCTGTATCTGTTGCAGATACCTTCATTAACGACGGCCTGATCGTCTATATTGAAGGCCGCAGCAAAGCCAGCCGCAAGGACTTCATGGCAAGTGAGCAGGCAACAGACGTACATGTCCCCATCGTAACCCTGATCAACGCAGGATCCGCATCAGCTTCCGAAATCGTGGCTGGCGCACTCAAGGACCATGACCGTGCGCTGCTGCTCGGCGAACGTACTTTCGGTAAAGGCTCTGTACAGACCATTATTCCCATGGCTGACGGTTCCGGCATCAAACTGACTACCGCCCTTTACTACACACCCAGCGGCCGCTCCATTCAGGCTGAAGGAATTGACCCTGATATCGTATACCCCTTTGTTCCTCCAGTGGAAGACAAAGAGAAAGACGACCGTTTCATCCTGCGCGAAAAAGACCTTAGCCGTCACCTTGAAAACAACGGTAAAGACAAGGAAAACTCCAAAATACAGGATGATAAAGCCAAAAAAATGCTTGAAAGAGATAACCAGCTCAGACTGGGACTGCAGATGGTGAAGCAACTTCCCCGCCTGAAAGAAATCAAATAGCATTAAGGTTTATTAAAGTGGATCAGCATAATCCTGAACAAAACAATCAGCCCGAAGTCCCGGAAACCAAACCGGGATTTCGGGCTTACATTTCCAAACCTGTTGCCATTGCTGCTCTGACTATTGCGGCTGCGGCATCCATCTGCCTGATAATCGCCCTGCTTGTTTCCGGTTCACCAGAAAGCAATGCTTCCGCTGAATCACCTGAAACTGAACAGACTGCGGTTAATTCAGTTCCATTGTATGAAGAGCCGATGGAAGGCGACCTTGACGATCTGGTCAAACAAATAGACCTAAGTCTGATCAATACCCTGAAAGCGGCCAAAATCTCCATGAGCGATTTGCGGCTGGAAGATGTTTCCCTGAAAAAACATCAGGGACGGGATTACCACTTCCAGCAGCTGAGCTTTCCTGTCTCAGGTGATAAACAACTTTTTCTCGCCAATGTGCAAAAGGGATTGGAGTCAACCGCCCTTAATGCCAGCCTGCACGAAGTTGGTACAGACAAATGGCTAATCAGCATCAACGGAGTACCCACCCATAAGTTTTCCATCTTTACCCCGGTGGTAAAGGAACAGAAACCCGCTCCGGTAAAACTTGATCCCAACGCGCCCAAACTGGCTATTGTAATCGACGACATGGGCGAAGATCTTAAACTGGCCAAAGGACTGGCCGCTCTGGATGCAAAAATAACTTTTTCCATCTGGCCTAACAGCTCTCATGTGAAAAAAACCATCGCCATTGCCAAAAAAAGCGGCAATGAAATCATGGTCCATCTACCCATGCAACCTAAAGGATATCCTAAAGTCAATCCCGGACCGGATGCCCTGCTTGTAGGCATGGATGCGGACACGATAGGCCGAACAACACTTGCAGCCATATCCAAAGTTCCCGGAGCAACCGGGCTTAACAACCACATGGGTTCAAGCTTCACGGAGAACTATACCGGAATGCTGGTAGCCCTGAAACAGTTAAACAAAAAGCATCTGTTTTTCCTCGACAGCCGGACCACCCCCAAAAGTGCGGGCCGCAAAGCCGCTGCAAAGGCCGGGGTAACCTTTTATGAACGCAACATATTCCTCGATAACGTCAAGGATGTCGGTGCCATTAAATACCAGCTTTCCAAGGCAGCCAAGATTGCCCGTAAAAAAGGGCAGGCCATTGCTATCGGGCATCCGAACCATGAGACCCTCAAAGCCATCCGCCAATGGGTTGCTGAGAACAAGGGAAAAATCAGGATTGTTCCGGTAAGTTCGTTGCGGCCCAACAGTTAAGCCCTGAGCAATACATCGGTTGCAGGTTGGACTTACAGCCGGGATTTAAAGCTACAGCTAAATCTATAATTGTAAAAAATAATTTTGATCCTGTCTTGACTTAAGTGTCATTTTAAGGGCAAATTCATTTCATTAAATAATTTTTCAATAAAGGGTTGTACCAGGATGAAAAAAATCCTCCTATTTCTCGTACTTCTGTTCATGGTGACGGTTCCCGTCATCCACTCCGCCCAGACTTACACCGTATCTATTTCCCAGATTGTAGAACATCCCTCCCTTGATGCCATGAGGGACGGTTTTAAAGACAGACTCAAAGAAGCCGGCTTTGATATAATTTACAATGAGCATATCGCTCAGGGTAATCAAGCCACCAATATTCAGATTGCCAACCAGATTAAAGGTGAAAATCCCGATCTGGTTATGACCATCACCACCCCGTCTTCACAGGCAGTTGCCCAGAAGATCAAAGATATTCCGGTACTCTTTACCGGTGTTACCGATCCGGTAGCAGCAGGACTGGTCAAAAGCCTAATGCTGCCCGGTAAGAATATCTCCGGTATGACCGACATGAGCCCTGTCCTGCGTCAGGTGGAACTGATTAAGGAATTCATGCCTGAAATCAAAACCATCGGTACCATCTACAATGCCGGTGAAGCCAACTCCATCGTACTGACCAACCTGCTCAAGGAAATCTGCAAGGATTTCGGAATCAAGGTAGAAGAGGCATCCATTGCCAACTCCAGCGGTGTTTATCAGGCCGCCAAGAGCCTTGTAGGCAAATGTGAAGCCATCTACATCCCGCTGGACAACACCGTTGTCTCCGGCCTTGAAGCAGCCATCAAGGTCTGCCGCCAGAACAAGCTGCCTATCTTCTCTGCTGACACCGATTCAGTAGAGCGCGGAACTGTGGCCGCTCTGGCCGTTGACTACTACCGCATGGGCCTGCAGACC contains:
- a CDS encoding 50S ribosomal protein L11 methyltransferase; the protein is MPKLLRIQFTLSELESDECQVYLGARVAHGWEEKPLDDDSIFYTIHLEDHPLGVEIVEEIKTRWPNAGCVAEEIEDENWGLAWKDYFEPVTCGQFEILPPWLLEKKTEGKNHIIIEPKMAFGTGSHPTTALCLELISKLADEGKLNADMKFFDLGTGSAILAIALAKLGLKGVGVDIDPQSIVCAQENIDNNDVDGIILSVGSADSIDPKLKYELVVANILSGPLIELCPDVTARLKKNSILILSGILVEQAEKVAAEYIKAGLPAPEIFTMGEWAGLLWRDVSAEDE
- a CDS encoding endonuclease III domain-containing protein → MSREQILIEYYKALSKRLGPCHWWPGESPFEIAVGAILVQNTNWANVEKAINNLKENDGLTPHGLRKFSMDELQELIKPSGFFRMKAIRLNNFLDFLDANSAKCITDLEDAETFELREKLLAVNGIGPETADSILLYALNKPVFVVDAYTRRIFNRHMLVHEDIDYHELQDYFMDALDPDVKIYNEYHALIVRTAKEWCKKTNPDCENCPLGKFLEN
- a CDS encoding ABC transporter substrate-binding protein, producing MKKILLFLVLLFMVTVPVIHSAQTYTVSISQIVEHPSLDAMRDGFKDRLKEAGFDIIYNEHIAQGNQATNIQIANQIKGENPDLVMTITTPSSQAVAQKIKDIPVLFTGVTDPVAAGLVKSLMLPGKNISGMTDMSPVLRQVELIKEFMPEIKTIGTIYNAGEANSIVLTNLLKEICKDFGIKVEEASIANSSGVYQAAKSLVGKCEAIYIPLDNTVVSGLEAAIKVCRQNKLPIFSADTDSVERGTVAALAVDYYRMGLQTADMAARILGGKAKPADMPVETLQNLRLFVNEKAAAKMGVKIPAQVMDRADKVIK
- a CDS encoding peptidoglycan DD-metalloendopeptidase family protein codes for the protein MSRILTKTYLIIATIALLMLCGLIPASADSAVNRLKEEIQDTQNTVKEQKQELLKLTREERSMFGELATIEDRIGNVERELFRQEDDLAGIMEDEQAAKADQRVLEGELDEIVFKLKTMLTKLWPVHSRKLENKFGSLDDWEKADRNFVWLASLYKDTKIELNKAQEKADEISANLEVQKDLRLKAQAKLSEINDTKDSLLKDKLSLLAGIKSIRALKINREQELKGLLETINKLNYKLKSLTSKKIANFQGSLPRPCEGETKVRFEPSGKPPVRGIGIQTTGNVDVKSIFWGKVVHNDTLRGFGRVVIIYHGYNYYSLYAYLAESFVKTGQEVEKDEIIGKTGYYPNLKETGLYFELRFHQKPVNPQKWLARN
- a CDS encoding aspartate aminotransferase family protein, coding for MSKHDTLVAAEQNSICNTYGRYPLNVTKAKGSRIWDLDGKEYIDLLSGISVVNIGHCRDDLADIMAEQARKLVQVSNLFYQEEQVELAEKLLATCDADRVFFANSGAEANEAAIKLARRYMRTVKKRDAFEIITLEGSFHGRTIATLTATGQYGPIKDGFAPLPEGFKYVPAGDAEALKSAITDKTAAVMIEMVQGEGGIKPLPEDYVKAVTELVKENDILLIVDEVQSGLCRTGKWWAHQHYGVTPHIFTSAKALANGLPMGAMLATEEVAKGFTPGSHATTFGGGALVSKVASKVIDIMTADKLDERAAELGGFFKAEAGKLQEKFPGKIKSVRGLGLMLGVELNFDGSEIFAALREKGFILNLTKGTILRLLPALTIDKDDLVAFLDALEGLLAEQA
- a CDS encoding divergent polysaccharide deacetylase family protein — translated: MDQHNPEQNNQPEVPETKPGFRAYISKPVAIAALTIAAAASICLIIALLVSGSPESNASAESPETEQTAVNSVPLYEEPMEGDLDDLVKQIDLSLINTLKAAKISMSDLRLEDVSLKKHQGRDYHFQQLSFPVSGDKQLFLANVQKGLESTALNASLHEVGTDKWLISINGVPTHKFSIFTPVVKEQKPAPVKLDPNAPKLAIVIDDMGEDLKLAKGLAALDAKITFSIWPNSSHVKKTIAIAKKSGNEIMVHLPMQPKGYPKVNPGPDALLVGMDADTIGRTTLAAISKVPGATGLNNHMGSSFTENYTGMLVALKQLNKKHLFFLDSRTTPKSAGRKAAAKAGVTFYERNIFLDNVKDVGAIKYQLSKAAKIARKKGQAIAIGHPNHETLKAIRQWVAENKGKIRIVPVSSLRPNS
- a CDS encoding S41 family peptidase, coding for MRKTLWMIVIISLFVISVAPEPTQAVDENRFEPLRRFSQVLDLVEHNYVNDISRKELVDDAVKGMLEQLDPHSTFLSTDDFKEMQESTSGEFSGIGIEISMEKGRLTVISPIEDTPAYKEGLKAGDIILEINGESTQSISLMEAVSKIRGKRGTDVILTILHKDANKPDKITITRDTIPIISAKSQELEDGILYLRLTRFNENTTREMHKALRDYKKKHTLKGVVLDLRNNPGGLLTQAVSVADTFINDGLIVYIEGRSKASRKDFMASEQATDVHVPIVTLINAGSASASEIVAGALKDHDRALLLGERTFGKGSVQTIIPMADGSGIKLTTALYYTPSGRSIQAEGIDPDIVYPFVPPVEDKEKDDRFILREKDLSRHLENNGKDKENSKIQDDKAKKMLERDNQLRLGLQMVKQLPRLKEIK